ATTACACTAACAGCGTGTACATCTAACACAAAGAGAGAGCTAAAACATCGGTGCTTTGCAAGCGGACGTGCACCTACCGGTCGGTATCAGAGGGCCAAGTGAAGACAAAGCAGCAGGGAATGAGCTGCGGGATGACAGCGGCACAAAAGCCTTGCGCTCCTCCGAACAAAGCGGGCTTTCCGGCAGCTTCAACATCCTCGCTCATTACTTTCCAACTTCATCAGCATCGTTTCACGCACTTAACACAGACTTTAAGTcgcttgtaaaaaaaattaaaaaaaaaaaaaaaagaaccaccGCTTCCACCCAAAGCTTTAAATGTATCCACAAGACGAGGGAGGCGCACACCGGCTAGGCATTCAGTGTCACCGAAAGGACCTTAAACTGTGAATGGCCGCGTGCTTGACTGAATCAGAGCGATGTTGCCTTCACGTGCTCCGCGTAAGGTACCACTTCTGAGTGCTCGATGAAGCAGGAGTACATTTCACGGAAGCGGGTCATTAATACCATTTACCTATATCATTTCACCCAGGATTCACAGATGTCATATGTGGCAAATGATATGGAAACTGTACAGTAGGCTATGTAGGAATTACAGTTTTCTACAAAACATCACCATTTCGGCTAATCGAGGAAACTGAGGGAAGTTATTCCAGTCATAATGGATAACTTTTGTAAATATTCTCAACAAAGTGGAGCAAATAATGGTAAAGGACGTTGCCATTCGCCTTGGCAGATCGATCTTCCAGTATGTGTATGGTCCCATTCAGACCCAGGAGTATCAATAGATAGGCTCTTTCAAACAGGACCGCACTGGCCCAGTTATTGCAATATCTACGTCTTTTAAAGGCAGCATCAAGCAttctatactatactatactatagtATACTATACTATACGGGAAGGACGTTCCATATCCCTGGTTTGGCTACATTGATAGAAACACATGCCtaataaaatatactgtaattgATTTCTCAAATGTTCCGCtcatctcctctgctcctccaacAGCACGATTGCAGGTAGAAAACACAACAAGTCATCAAGACGTCATTTTATAACAGAAATTTTAAGGGCCGTGGTTGATTCGGTACTGTGACCCGCGCAAGAGGATCTGTATAGGCAATTTCACCTTCAGAACtttacattacaaaataaaatatagtaTTCCGAGTCTACTAAGGCATATAGCTGAGTAAATCTTGCTATCAATAGCCTACTCTGTAACGACTTATAAAACAGTAAAGATAAAGGTGCCATccgcagaaaaaaaaaatctgtaattctATGATTCATTTACACTGATTTCAACCCACTTTCTGAATGTATCTGGTCCATTCTTGGTACCAAATTAAAAGTTACATATTGAACATTCATTCATATGCAAAGTATATGTTATACACAATGCATTTGAAACGATACCAACAGGCTACAGTCACTGGTGTCGCTTCAAGTTAACGTCAACAACCAGAGGAGCTGACATTTACAGACATGTAAATTTACAGCAGTGTAACGTTAGCGTAATATGGCATTCGTTACCATTAGCTAagctgaatgaaaaatgaaacaaaatcataaaTGTAATGCTAAGGAATTGCTCTAACATTGTCCCTCGTTGCTGGACATAGGTTACAGTTGGTCTGACAATACGGACTACCTTTACCATTTAAAGCTACACATTTTACTGCTGATGAACAGAGCACCAAAAGAAATACTCTGTTCTGTCTCGCACATCAAGCTTTAATTCTGATACTGCTCAGTCGACGATTTACATCTAAAGTTGCCATTATTGCTTTTAATATGTCAGAATGTATGAATTTACCAAcgatgtaaaaaaaaaaaaaagcgagaAGTCACTCGGCACCATGTTTTACAGAGACTTCTGAGTGGCTAAGAGGATTTTAGACTTTTTGGTTAGCCTGTTAAGTTAGCTTTAACCGCTAAGCTAAACACATCGCCAGCAGTTGgtcggctaacgttagcttgctGGCTATATAAACTGGAGAATATCACAACTTTACCTCCTTGCGTCACATTCCGGTTCGACGTTATGCCCGGTTGCTGAAACAGTCCGTTGTGCAATCAAACAAATGTGTGGACGACAAGAGTCAAGAGTTTTCGTAAAAACTCCTAGTTTACATGAACTGCACTTTTGCTCTGGGAtctttgttttggtctgaaaCAGCGGAGGTCACGTGAGAGCTATCGCGATACAACAGGGCACTCTGAGGGACAATCACGGAGACAATTGCCCTCGTGCACTCATGCACGCAACGCAGTCAAAGACTGTATGAACGCAGTTATACACACATAGTGTGTTATTTGTATGAGCACACATTTCTGAATGCAAGAATAAccaactgtaaaaacaacattaaaaacaatttactcatgtacttttttattcattcatataaTACACATCTAGCATagttataaaaaaataaaatgcccTATTTTATATAGGCAAGTTAAATATAGGCCTCGActacatataaaaaatatacaattgatgtctgtgttgttgAAGTTTATAGCCTCTTATTAAGCCTTAGACATAGGCTATACATTCGTACAAAGACAGGAAAGCCCGTTGATAAGGGCGTTGTTAACTTAAAACAACACCGTTGGTCCAACTTGATTCGTCAACACCACCGGTTACACAGGCCTAAAAGTGCATTCACAACAGGGAAGACAGTTTCCCTCAGTTCCGTTAGAATCAGTCTCATAAGTAAAATACAGTGAATATAATGAAAATGTACACTGATGCATTCCAATAAAATAAGGACACATTAAGACATCTCGAAACGATTCAAATGAGATAGGAAATAGCCTGAAATTCTTTAAAGAGAATGTTGTAAATGTTGCTCAGAGTCAGTTAAAATCAGGACTGCTTTGACTTTAGGAGCTTTTCCAAGAAGTTCAAAGCGTACTGAATCTCCTCTGGTGTCAGGTCGGGAAGCTCCTCGAGACGCAGCCTCCTCCTGGTCCGGCCCACCTCCTCGCTGCTGCCCCGGGCCGCGGCGGTGTGGATGCCTCGGAGCCTCATCTGTAACCACTCCCGGCGCTCCTGCACCTGCTTGTGCTCTCCGACGTTGTGCATGAGCTGGACCTCACTCACCGTCCTTTTTCTGTACTCAGGATAATGACATATAGGCTATGTTAGTTTACTTGTGCAGAAACAGGACTGTGATGTTGATGTAATGACCTTATGAAGGTGATCTTAATTGATCTGAAAGAAGAGATAGGAGGGGAAATTACCTTAGGGGACGGCCTTCACTGAGAGTGGAGAGATGTAAAATGCAGAATGAAATGAACACGACTGCATAGTCCCTGTTTCGCATGTTGACCTTGACGACctgttgaaatttaaaaaattgaaaCGCAAATCAGGTTTTCTTCTaaagctgtcaaaaataaaGCTGTAGAAGCACCATAGGAAATAACtgaattcagttttaaatgttgaaGTCCCTATATTCCCACATCATGTTAAAACTTAAAATCTActacaaataaaagcagatatACAGACTTCTGAAAATCAATGAAGGAATGAACTTGAGTTGATACCTCTAGTGGTGGCTCTCCCTCAGTCTGATAAAAGTGGTGGTGGGTAGCTCCTATCAGTTATGATAACCACTGGACTCCCAATCTTCCTTTTATAGCCCCTGGGCCCAGCCATTGATGAGCTGCCTTCATTATTGCTGTTGATGTCACACCTCCAGCTCCTGGAGGGGGAAGGACAGGAATGGCAACACCTCCTCTGAGCTTCAGGCTTTCATCACTGTCATGCCAGACCAAATGAATGGCTTGTCATGTTGAACCCAAAtaccctcagacacacacacacacacacacacacacacatgcaacagaTTTCGAAACGTTAGGAATGTCCTGTATTTCCGTGAACATGAATCTATTGATTTCTTTCAtgtttgttgaaatatttttattaaaagggttttacataaaaaaaaaaaaacatttccctgTCCCAGAGACACTTTCCCAAGCACTGTTTTGTAGCACAGAACTTCCCtttacattttcaatttcacaggcctctcttttattttttatgtttctgtggaCAGGTCAGATCTATTAGTCCACATCTAATATGACCTTTTTTGTCTGACTCACAGCCCATCTCACAACAATAGCACCAACATTTGGATGGATTTATGATGCTCATTGACCATTAGGGAGTCTCCCTGGTTACATAGACACTTTACTCAAGAATTAACATTGTTTTAATGAGTCTGTCTCCCAAAAAAGAGCTTTTACAGCAACCTGACGTCAGAGAAAACATCCCGAATCAAAGACTAACTGGGAGTTCAGGAGTTGTGTCAGTGGGTGATGCTGTTGCCGTCACTGTCTCGATCAtaactgatgtgtgtgtatgtgtgcataaaCTTGAGAATCTCTGAAGACCTGGGAATCATAACCTGCtcagatatatttttttgaacttttttttaactggaaTGTTTCAGAAACTGGATAGGTTCACAGTTTTCAAATCTGATTTACAACAGACtgaaactgtttgtgtttgatgtgattAATGTCCTGTTCATACTGGCCATTAAATTAGTGTGTACCTAAGTTGATGGGGGATAAACTCCGCTGTCTTTTTAGTACAAAATTCTACAAATTACTATGTCTACATCACAGCTCAGTATGGAAACATATTAAACATATTGATatgtttttacacagaacaaGGACTGTGGTTAAACAGTCATTTCACCTAAGGTACAGAACATGACTTCTCTCCCAAGGTGTTATGTCAGTGTGCATTTGGTTTTCTTTGCTCAGTTCTTAAGATTTCTGCTTGGAAAACTCAACAGCAAGGTCCAAGAATGTCCCATTTTCATGCAATATTCCACATAACATGTTATGGACAGTTGTTGCTGCAATTACAACAGTTGTTATTGAGATTTTCCAATGTCATTTTTCAATGACAAGCAACACGAATGGAATTCCACTGACCTCTATTATATGGAGGTGGTGACAGATCTCTTGTGGGTGAATATCTTAAAACTCGGATAAATAAAACCCAAGATATCTAACCTTAGCCTAAGCCTATACTGGAAAGTGGAAATATTAGTTATTGTGTGATTTGGGCGAACATAACATAAGCTTTTACGGGGAAAAATCTGTTTGAGTTAGAATAATAAGATTGAATACATTCAATATATGTTGCCAAcatatgtcaaaaaatattaGGAAAAGGTTCTTAACCAGCTGCAACATGTGACTGTGttacattatgtattttattctatttttgaTTATAAGTGATCTTTTCGCTTTCAGGTCTCTCATCCATAACTGTTCAATTTCAAAtctcctgcctctctgtctgtcattcaGGCATGTCTCCCCTCGGCTTTCAGCCACAGGTGTCTCAAGGGTGATCAACCCACAGGACCACACAGCTTAAGCATGCAACTAGTTGTTATggtcacacacaccacacattaGGTAATCACGAGAGCATGACTTGTCCAAATGTAGCAAGGGCTGGAAATGGCTCTGTCATGACACAAAGACTGTGTTCATACCAAGCCCCTTAATCCGTAGTGAAACTGATTTAAGGCCAGATGATTCTAAAAATTGGAAAAATGAGACTTCATACTGCAGTTGTAGAGTGATGTATCTCATGATGAAGAGCCACCAGCAGAGTAGATGTGTCGTTTTAGCCAAGCAAACTGTGgaactttaaaactttaaagcCCCATTGTCATGGTGACAGGTTCGAACGTactgatcatcatcatcctcacaaGCTGCTGAGGAGAAAGGAACGTGATGGCATCAATATAGAGGGCAGAGTACAACGCAAATGCAACTGAAGGATTTATAAgtaacttttattttcactggAGAGGATGGGAAAAGATGTAGATGTGTTTAAAGGTGTAttgtaaatacaaatacatttcaacaaaatcttttttttttttttttttttttttacagttccTGGGTTCTTTAAGTTTTACATGTGAGATCTTTTATTCCAGCAATTGGAAGATGTGAAAGAATCATTGATATTTTACCATGACATAGAAGCATCTAGTGCCACCATTATTGATTATCGTCTGGCGTCAGCCATTGCATCTAACCAACAAACAGATCAAGTGATCAGTGATTAAAGCTGTTTACATACCAGCTTTACAAGATTTACAGTGATCGGTGGGGCCCTTCAGAGACACTGACCTCCACCTGCTTTCCTGTGATACTATTACAGACTATGGTGGCCACAGCATGCTTAGATGACACCCGCTGAACATGTCGACCTCTGACCTTAGCTTAGGGTCCTAAACCTTGTCATCCTCATTACCTCATGCTGCCTCTATGTGTAGAGTGTGCAATGGCATGCAAAAGTAACAACGTGCATGGGAATATAACAAGGCAAGAAACCTCAAGTCAAAGTCAGCAGTCCTACAACAACATCATCCGACGGTCAAATGATACCAGATACAAGACTAAATTGTTTGTAACAGAGTTATTTTTATACCTACAGAAACTGTGCTTAGTGAAGTGGTAAACAAAGGAATTATTAACATGCTGGACATCACTATAACATAACATTCACAGCTATTGCAAGGTACCAACAGTAAGCCAAGCTGGTCTTCAAGAAGTAAGAATAGTTACAGGGGAGTAAATAAGGAGAAGAGGACTGCTATTTCAGACTAGGCTTTGACTTTTATAGAGGGTGACAGCATGTCCTGAGATGGGTGACAGAGAAGATAAATAACATCACACAGATGCTACTCGTCTCAAGTCACTCAAAAGAGAGTTTGGAGAAAACAAGAGTACTGTTCAATACAGGTTGTAGTAGGTTGTGATTAAAAAGTGaattcatagaaaaaaaataactgaaataatttgattggatcaaaaaaaaaagagagaggattatacaaaatgaagaaaacaggaaCATTTAAGTACTTAAATCTACAGTTACTGATATTTTAGCCACTTGCTGAAAACTCGATTTGACAGTGAGTAGTAATGCCTCAGAGTGCAATGTGATTGACAGAATTTACTATGCAGGGAGAGGAGTCGACGTCCGAATGAGCTCATGTACATTACTGGCAGTTCATTACTGCTGCCTGACCCCCTTTTCCCAGAAGTGACTTGTCCTGCCTCCTAAGGCAATGCACCATCATTTTACTGCCACTAGACACCATCACTCCAGATCTTTGCTCCAGCCTGAAATTCCTTCATTTAGCTGGGTTGATTGCCTTGATCAGGCATGTGCACATTCCACCAGTTTAACAGATGTTTTAAAGCAATAACTCTGCCATCATCttaaaatgtgtaaatctgCCTCTAGAATTTCATCTGAATGGGGATGATCAAATGGCCAATCATCCCCCCAACATTGTTTCCCCAACATTATAGTGTTGTTGGCAGTTTATCCAAGATCTCATCAGTCAATCTTAGGAAAGTAAACcaacacaattttttttattccaattATTGAGTTGATGTCAGCAGTGACAAACTGACACTATGAATCTGTGACGTTTTAATGCTGTGGATGATCTGTGTATAGACACAGACAAGAGGGTGTTAGTACTTGTCAGAAAGTATGCATGTTATATAGATGTTTTATGCTTTATGTGCTGTTCGGATTGTTCATAGAATATTTTTTGACCCAGTGGTTTTGGCTATGTTACTGTAAAGATAAGGGGATGCCAGTGTTGGCTGGGcaaccactttggtccagactgaaatatctcagcaactactAAATGGATTGCTTTACAAATGTATACAGACATTTGTGgcccccagaggatgaatcatatTGGCACTGGGGATCCCCTGACCCTAATTCACCTAAATCAACAGCAGAACAaaggatgaactgtaataactttgggCTTCTGCTAACTTTTGATCAACGGGTAAATGAAATCATTTGATTAATTTGGTCTACAGTACCCCAAAAAACTAATGACAGTCGCCTCAGCTGTACcctgtgtttagtgctaattaaaAAAGTtagcatacaaacacactaaactaagatgattaacatggtaaatattataccTGCTAGACATCCATGAGTATCTCAGCATGCTGAAATTTATATCACAAATGTACTAAAAGAATCACAATGCCTCTCAGACTCTTAATGATgctattttcactttattttttcaggaCATTCACAGGCTTTCCTGCAGCCTCACTTGGCCTGGAATAACCAGTAGCATATGGTAGCTAATGTTTGCAAACTTTGGATAGATATTGCTATGTAAGTGACATTAGCTAACTCCATGACAAGTGTCAtgtattgttgttattgtattGTGTTACTATGGCTGCTGTTAAGCTGAAGTTAAGGTCAAACAAATTAATTAACTCTGCGTAGCTgcagtatgtttgtgtatgtatgtatgtgtgttgtgtgtatgtatttaaagGAAGTCTAAATTCCTCTCAGCTGCCCCCTCCCTGCAGGATTCATGTATGACATGGGCACACTTATGGTCACACAGATGTGGGTTGTCATCTACAGTGTGAAAGGGGGGAATACAGGGGGGAAGCAATCTTTCATGGTTTTTCTGCCCACAGTGGCTCCATGTGATCGCCATGGCAACAGAAACTCCCtacagatgaaaataaagtgcTGTTAACAGGAGTAACCTATGAGCACAATGAGAAAATTAAGCCGAAGGTTTATGGGGACTTGATTACTTCTCCAACATGATAATGGGTTGGAGAGATAATATCTATGTAGGTGTTCAGATGGGAAGGTTTGAGATGCAGGGGCTTTAGGTCAGACTTCTAGGCCAACTCAAACTGaactgttaaaaataacaactaTTAGAGGTATTCCAGGTTCCACattataagataagataagatagaacTTTAATTCCCTGAGGGAGTGCCAGACATAGCTCCCAAACAGTAGAGAGCAACAGTTAAatgtatgtgaaaaaaataaagaatagaataaaattgtataaagaaaaatataaagtatatgTGCCAATATTTACACAATGTATAAacagatttaacaaacattGTCACTGGATGAATGAGATGTAAATTCCTATTGCACATGATGGTGAATAATATTGCACATGATAagaataaaatatgtattaaccATATTAGTAATGGCTCAGATGTCCTTCCTGCAGAAGGGGGAGGAGTTATGATAGGAGTTTGATGGCCACTGGAAGGAAAGGCTTCCTGTGGCGTTCCTTGGTTCCTGCTCCTTGGTGGCCTCAGTCTACCACTGAAGGTGCTCCAGTATGACTCCAGTGTGGCATGCAGGGCAGAGGCATTGTCCATAATATGAGGAGTTTCCTTAGTATCCTCCTCTCTGCCACATCTGCCAGTGACTCTGGTTCCACTCCCAGGACAGAACCAGGCTTTTCTGATGAGCTTGTTGAGTCTATTGGCATCTGCTGCCTTCACCCTCCTGCCCCAGCACACTACAGTGTAGAAGGCCACCACCaactgacatctgcagcatggtTCTGCAGAGACCAAAAGATCTGAGTCTCCTGAGAAAAAATAGGCGACTCTGACCTTTCTTAAAAACTGCTTCTGTGTTTTTAGACCAGTTCAATTTATTGTCTATGTGGACGCCCAGTTACTACTTATACTCTTCCACAATGTCTACCTGTGTTCCCTTAATGATGACTGGGTTGAGACAGGTCCTTTTTGCTTCCTGAAGTCCACCACCAACTCATTAGTTTTTTTCcagaaacactggaaacactCTCCAGGGACTTCATGACATGTCAAGTCAGAGCCACTGGTCTGTAGTCACTGTGTGAGCTTggatgtttcttcttttttctttcattcattggCCAGCTGCAGGTCTCGTTCCATCACCCGGTCAATCTTTTTTCCAGTGATGGTTCTCAAACTACTCCACACCTTCCTCGagttgtttgctgtttgctggTATTTACACAAGTGTGCAGCTAATTTTTCCAAAACAGATCTTGTCACTGACCTGAAAGGCTGGAAATGTCAGCCTGTGGCAAAGTAGTTTCTGAGTCATATGTGTTAACTTTCAACCCCCCCTGGGTTGGGGATGAGAGCAGTGAGGCTAAACCAAAACACTTAAGttgaactgaaataaatgggCTGAAATATGTGTCAAATAAAAGTGGGAAATAGAGGAGGGTGGTACAAAAATTTGCAAGTCACATCATGTAATTCAACACCCCAGATGTGTGTGGTCAATGATGATCTGTGACTGACTTGTGTCTGATACTTGCTGTTCTCCACAACAGCCAGTTTAGAAACAAACTGAGTGCTGACTCAGACATTTGGAAATCTGTACTGCATATAGTGAAGGGAAGCACAATATCAGACATCAGAAGAGTCAAAGCAACAAAATTTCCAGTCTTAATTTGCAAAGTACAGGAAccagtaactacagctgtcaaataattGCAGTGGAGCAAGTGTTTtattccctctgaaatgtagtagaATAGTTTGAAATAGCATGAAAAGATAATACTACCTCAAAATTATTACTACCTCAATATAAATACAGTTACATTTCATGACTTGAAAATGGCAGTAAAAACTAAGCCAGCTAAAACCCAATCTGCCTAATGTGCATTCTGACATGGTATTGCTGCACTCTTTGCCCTTGAAAGATAAAAAACTAGACCGCTACAGCAACAGAgttctgtaaatgaaaaatatccATTTCGTTGAAATGACATCTTGGTAATTCAATTTGGAGAATAAAACTAAGCCAGAATACTAAATATAACAAAGTAGCTGCCATCTTAGCTTTTGATTGTAGTGCAAGTCATGTGATTTGGTATGATTAAGAGACTTTtgaacaacatttttatattttcaactgtacattcatttattctattatatatattacataCTTTAATATCAATATTACTAACAGACAGACACTTAACAAAACTACATTTAGTTCTTATGAAATATAAATGGTATGTAATcaataaaagtttgttttttaaacaaattaattcAGATGGACAAGGCagctgaaaaaatacattttgaatgtaGAAACTGTGTTGTCCCCTTTATGTCAAAAAATAATACATCTaagaattaattaaattaatttattatagACTTATCTGTTTTACATTGGTTGTCTTAAaagtttaaatcattttttcagTAGTTAATGTTCTCTGCCTTTGTAggatattatatataaatagaGCTGGTGTTAAATCAAATTTAGCTTCTTAATCCCTACAGTCCACTGCACGACTTAACAACAGATCTTTTTACCTATAAAAACCTACCCTTCAAACTAACAAGGGTAAAGGATGATCTTGTGCTTAAGTATGTGGTACAGACAGAATATTGAGGATTTTGTCAAACTAATGGTGTGGTGCGATAGAAATGGGTTACAGCAATATTTAAGGGAAATTGCCAGCCAGACTCTATAATGAAAATATGGTAGTCTTGCTGAGGTACGTTTCCTTTCAGAGGCCTCCATAATGATCCTAAAAATATCAGTACTTAAGGGCTCATTGTGTACCTGGAAATAGCAGTTAAACAAAGAAATCCCATTGTAAGATGCACTTATGTTTACAAAACTTTCAACACATATAGCCTTCCTCTGCAAATGTAGTCACTCAGTTGTCATGCAGATGGTTTAGTCATTATCACATAGCCTAAATATCaagtaaaataatataataattctTAAAGTAACTGTCTGCCAGGATGTATAAAATCAGGTTTTAATTATGGACTCTGTGAGCATAATACATTTGAGGTAAGATAAGGTCGATATGATTTATCAAAGATAGTGATGGGTcattattgtatatttttctttcatagtCTCTGGAAACCAGTagaaaaagacatttcaaaTGTCCTTGAGTAACTGTGTAAACAAGGGAATAGATTAGTCTGCTGTACAAAACTGAAAAGGAAATTATTACAAACTAGCCAAAAACTCTGTCTACTGTTCACTGAAAGGTTTCCCAGCCACCAAGGGTCACTGAGATGACAGGTTTTAAAGGAGAGACAATGAGAATGAGTGGTGGTCTGCAATGGGGTGATGCTCACATAGAGGAGAGGGTTTATGAAAGAAATTATTTGCAAGATGAGGTAAAGAATTgacagagcaaaagaaaaactgtgcaGGTGAACAGACtgacatgcttttatttttgagagTTACCATTGTCTGGCAGGAAAGTTCATTCAGTGTTGGTACATTCAGGTCCCCATGAGCTGCTTTGATTCCTCAGTGTTACTCCATTTCATAAATTCATTAATGCTATTAGTATTTACTATTAGTGCTATGCTATTAGTATTCAGACTCATGATGACAACCAGAGGTGTTGGCTGATTCAGTTAAAAGGATGAATAGCACATAGTAAATTGCGACATTTAGTGGTAAAATTTTGAACAGTTTCTGTAACATGAACTAATCACCAACCATTCAGCTAGAACCAAAGGCTCACAGGATCCTGCATGCATCTTGACGTGACGCTGTGACGCTGTGACGCTACCTGTACCGTACGCCGTGATTCTGTGAGGTCGACACTTACTCGCTACTCCgctttctctcttcac
Above is a window of Lates calcarifer isolate ASB-BC8 linkage group LG10, TLL_Latcal_v3, whole genome shotgun sequence DNA encoding:
- the LOC108902299 gene encoding parathyroid hormone gives rise to the protein MRNRDYAVVFISFCILHLSTLSEGRPLRKRTVSEVQLMHNVGEHKQVQERREWLQMRLRGIHTAAARGSSEEVGRTRRRLRLEELPDLTPEEIQYALNFLEKLLKSKQS